A stretch of Pseudolysobacter antarcticus DNA encodes these proteins:
- a CDS encoding MaoC family dehydratase — MQIIENLEALSGWIGREVACSDWLAIDQQRIQRFAEATGDTQWIHVDPERARRESPYQSTIAHGYLTLSLIPILMQSCVRIDGIGMAINYGLDHVRLPAPVRVNERIRARIVLDRIEPVSGGIQVFWSAIVEIENGDKPACVAQMLVRYYAVATAT; from the coding sequence ATGCAAATCATCGAAAATCTTGAGGCCTTGTCGGGCTGGATCGGTCGCGAAGTCGCGTGCAGCGATTGGCTCGCCATCGATCAACAGCGCATTCAGCGTTTCGCCGAAGCCACCGGCGATACGCAATGGATTCATGTCGATCCCGAACGCGCGCGCCGCGAATCGCCGTACCAATCCACGATCGCGCACGGTTACCTGACGCTATCGTTGATCCCGATACTGATGCAATCCTGCGTGCGTATCGATGGCATCGGCATGGCGATTAATTACGGCCTCGATCATGTGCGCCTGCCCGCGCCGGTGCGTGTGAACGAGCGCATCCGTGCGCGCATTGTGCTTGATCGCATCGAGCCCGTGAGCGGCGGAATCCAGGTGTTCTGGTCCGCCATCGTCGAAATTGAAAACGGTGATAAACCCGCCTGCGTCGCGCAGATGCTGGTGCGTTATTACGCCGTCGCCACAGCCACCTGA
- a CDS encoding acyl-CoA dehydrogenase family protein, producing MDLDFNAEELAFRDQVREFLATALPAEIRDRMHRSDDSHIRDDIQNWQKILHAKGWGAPAWPVEFGGTGWSKTEQYIFETECALADAPAQLAFGVKMVAPVLMRYGSPQQQQYFLPRILAADDWWCQGYSEPGSGSDLASLKMKAERDGDEYVLNGQKVWNTLGQFADWIFCLVRTDSSGKPQRGISFLLIDMKTPGITVRPTRLLDGTFEVNEIWFDNVRVPVSNRIGEENAGWTYAKFLLGHERTNIAGIGASKRELARLKQMAAAQPKAGATMLQDPLFATRIAQVEIELRALEITNMRVIFAEAKKQAPGPEASMLKIRGTEIMQRLSELQMEVLGADALIYRDTSGEIARETSTYLNLRKLSIFGGSNEIQRNIIAQMILGL from the coding sequence ATGGATCTCGATTTCAACGCGGAAGAGCTAGCGTTCCGCGACCAGGTGCGCGAGTTTCTCGCCACGGCGTTGCCCGCGGAGATTCGCGATCGCATGCATCGCAGCGACGACAGCCATATCCGCGACGATATCCAGAACTGGCAGAAAATTCTGCACGCTAAAGGTTGGGGCGCGCCGGCGTGGCCGGTCGAATTCGGCGGCACCGGCTGGAGCAAGACCGAGCAATATATTTTCGAGACCGAATGCGCCTTGGCTGACGCGCCTGCGCAGCTCGCGTTCGGTGTAAAGATGGTTGCGCCGGTGTTGATGCGTTATGGCAGTCCGCAGCAGCAACAATATTTTTTGCCGCGCATTCTTGCGGCTGATGACTGGTGGTGCCAGGGATATTCCGAGCCCGGCTCCGGTTCCGATCTGGCCTCGCTGAAAATGAAAGCCGAGCGCGATGGCGACGAATATGTGCTCAATGGTCAGAAGGTCTGGAACACGCTCGGCCAGTTCGCCGACTGGATCTTCTGCCTAGTGCGCACCGACAGCAGCGGCAAACCGCAACGCGGCATTTCGTTTCTGCTGATCGACATGAAAACGCCGGGCATCACCGTGCGTCCGACGCGCTTGCTCGACGGCACATTCGAGGTCAACGAAATCTGGTTCGACAACGTCCGTGTGCCGGTGAGCAATCGCATTGGCGAAGAGAACGCGGGCTGGACTTACGCCAAGTTTCTGCTCGGCCACGAACGCACCAACATCGCCGGGATCGGCGCCAGCAAACGCGAACTCGCGCGCCTGAAACAGATGGCCGCGGCGCAGCCGAAAGCCGGCGCGACGATGCTGCAGGATCCGCTGTTCGCCACGCGTATCGCGCAAGTGGAAATCGAGTTGCGAGCGCTCGAAATCACCAACATGCGCGTGATTTTTGCCGAGGCAAAAAAACAGGCGCCAGGGCCGGAAGCCTCGATGCTGAAGATCCGCGGCACCGAAATCATGCAGCGATTGTCCGAACTGCAGATGGAAGTGCTCGGTGCCGATGCGCTGATCTATCGCGATACCAGCGGCGAGATCGCGCGTGAAACCTCGACCTATCTCAACCTGCGCAAGCTCAGCATCTTCGGCGGATCGAACGAGATCCAACGCAACATCATCGCCCAGATGATTCTGGGCCTGTAG
- a CDS encoding acyl-CoA dehydrogenase family protein: protein MDFSFSDEQQMLLDTTRRFISERYDFDYRNKVRDSETGWSREIWTALGELGLLALNIPEQDGGIGAGAVGTMLVGNAIGEGLLLEPFLSSAVIATQAIVELASAQQREQWLPALASGELIAVLAHDETATRENSLQVETRAVRDVDGWRIDGNKSVVYHAPAANLLLVSARIAENDIGLFAIPHDAAGLQLLPCVTVDEQRAAAVLLQDVHVGADARLGGDAKVALQSVLDIGLAALCAEAFGAMQKILTATIEYSRSRVQFGAPIGSFQALQHRMAEMLMHLEQARSMSYLATSQCTDPDPLARRAALSAAKALMGQAARYIGQQAVQLHGGMGMTDELNVSHYFKRLLAFELRYGNTDRHLETYRQQLHAA from the coding sequence ATGGATTTTTCATTCAGCGACGAACAGCAAATGCTGCTCGACACAACGCGGCGCTTCATCAGCGAGCGCTACGATTTCGATTACCGCAACAAGGTACGCGATTCCGAAACCGGTTGGTCGCGCGAGATATGGACCGCACTCGGCGAACTCGGTTTGCTCGCGCTCAATATTCCCGAGCAGGACGGCGGCATCGGCGCCGGCGCTGTCGGCACGATGCTGGTCGGCAATGCGATCGGCGAGGGTTTGTTGCTCGAACCGTTTCTGTCGAGTGCGGTGATCGCGACGCAGGCGATTGTCGAGCTGGCTTCAGCGCAACAACGCGAACAGTGGTTGCCGGCGCTGGCGTCAGGTGAGCTCATCGCGGTGCTGGCGCATGACGAAACTGCTACGCGCGAAAATTCGTTGCAAGTCGAAACGCGTGCCGTGCGCGATGTCGACGGCTGGCGCATCGATGGCAACAAGTCGGTGGTTTATCACGCGCCGGCAGCCAACCTGCTGCTGGTATCGGCGCGTATTGCAGAAAACGACATTGGCCTGTTTGCGATTCCGCACGATGCCGCTGGTCTGCAATTGCTGCCGTGTGTGACCGTCGACGAACAACGCGCTGCCGCGGTGCTGTTGCAAGATGTGCATGTGGGTGCCGATGCGCGCCTCGGCGGCGATGCAAAAGTCGCGCTGCAATCCGTGCTCGATATCGGCCTCGCCGCACTCTGTGCCGAAGCCTTCGGCGCGATGCAAAAAATCCTCACAGCCACGATCGAATACAGCCGTTCGCGCGTGCAGTTCGGCGCGCCGATCGGCAGCTTCCAAGCGCTGCAGCACCGCATGGCGGAAATGCTGATGCATCTGGAACAAGCACGCTCGATGTCGTATCTCGCGACCTCGCAATGCACCGATCCCGATCCGCTTGCGCGCCGTGCTGCGCTGTCAGCGGCGAAGGCGCTGATGGGTCAGGCGGCGCGTTACATCGGCCAACAGGCGGTGCAATTGCACGGCGGCATGGGCATGACCGACGAGCTCAATGTCAGCCACTATTTCAAGCGGCTGCTCGCATTCGAACTGCGCTACGGAAACACCGATCGGCACCTGGAAACTTATCGGCAACAATTGCACGCGGCGTAG
- a CDS encoding glyoxalase, with product MRIRHEQKILRGMTFTLAFAALQFFVLVSAFAKDTPRASAGVAVGAQYDTTHVYVAAADLDKFVASFVATFGGKPSPRITANVLPVPSSTLAQYVWTPIGTLSTFGFTTPVPYPFGQERNGYLVSDMDKALRAAREAGADIIVDKFRDPIGLDAVIQWPGGVKMLLYWHDKAPMYDALESIPDNRVYVSPDSADVFAHDFVRFSHGKIVADDKQADAGEIGRRGEKYRRIRIESAFGKMQVMVSDGHLPYPFGHDTTGYHVKNLADTLRKAQAAGAKILSPRFDGDDRSSAIIEFPGGYIAEVHALKAAH from the coding sequence ATGCGCATTCGACATGAGCAGAAAATTTTGCGCGGCATGACTTTCACGCTCGCCTTCGCGGCGCTGCAATTTTTCGTGCTCGTATCGGCATTCGCCAAGGATACGCCGCGCGCCAGTGCGGGCGTCGCTGTCGGTGCGCAATACGACACCACACATGTCTATGTCGCCGCTGCCGATCTCGACAAATTTGTTGCCAGTTTTGTCGCCACGTTTGGCGGCAAACCGTCGCCGCGCATCACTGCCAATGTGTTGCCGGTGCCGAGCAGTACGCTGGCGCAATACGTGTGGACACCCATCGGCACGTTGTCGACGTTTGGTTTCACGACGCCGGTGCCGTATCCATTCGGCCAGGAGCGCAACGGTTATCTCGTCAGCGATATGGACAAGGCGTTGCGCGCGGCGCGTGAAGCGGGTGCCGATATCATCGTCGACAAATTCCGCGATCCGATCGGTCTGGACGCAGTGATCCAGTGGCCCGGTGGCGTGAAGATGCTGCTGTACTGGCACGACAAGGCGCCGATGTACGACGCGCTCGAAAGCATTCCCGACAATCGTGTGTATGTGTCGCCCGACAGCGCCGATGTGTTCGCGCACGACTTCGTGCGGTTTTCGCACGGCAAGATCGTCGCGGACGACAAGCAGGCCGACGCCGGTGAAATCGGCCGACGCGGAGAAAAGTATCGGCGCATCCGTATCGAGTCCGCGTTCGGCAAGATGCAGGTCATGGTCAGCGACGGCCACTTGCCGTACCCGTTCGGCCACGACACCACCGGCTACCACGTGAAGAATCTCGCCGACACGTTGCGCAAGGCGCAAGCCGCGGGCGCGAAGATTCTATCGCCGCGATTTGATGGTGATGACCGCAGCTCCGCGATCATCGAATTTCCGGGCGGCTATATCGCGGAAGTGCATGCGCTGAAGGCGGCGCACTGA
- a CDS encoding alpha/beta fold hydrolase has translation MSTITSKDGTEIFYKDWGKGQAVVFSHGWPLNADAWDGQMLFLANQGYRTIAHDRRGHGRSGQPSDGNDMDTYADDLAALIEKLDLKDIIMIGHSTGGGEVAHYIGRHGTARVAKVVLIGAVPPLMLKTVSNPGGLPLEVFDGIRAGVAADRSQFFKDLSAPFYGANRPDAKVSQGLRDGFWLQGMQGGIKAEFECIKQFSEVDYTEDLKKIDVPTLIVHGDDDQIVPIAASALLSAKIVKNAVLKIYPGAPHGLASTHQDQLNADLLAFIRS, from the coding sequence ATGAGCACAATCACAAGCAAAGACGGCACGGAAATTTTCTACAAGGATTGGGGCAAGGGCCAGGCCGTGGTGTTCTCGCACGGCTGGCCGCTGAATGCCGATGCATGGGATGGTCAGATGTTGTTCCTGGCCAATCAGGGTTATCGCACCATTGCGCATGATCGCCGTGGGCATGGCCGCTCGGGCCAGCCGTCGGATGGCAACGACATGGATACCTATGCCGATGATCTTGCCGCACTGATCGAAAAACTCGATCTGAAGGACATCATCATGATCGGCCATTCCACCGGTGGCGGCGAAGTCGCGCATTACATCGGTCGGCACGGCACCGCGCGTGTGGCCAAGGTCGTGTTGATCGGCGCGGTGCCGCCGTTGATGCTCAAGACCGTGAGTAATCCGGGTGGTCTGCCGCTGGAAGTTTTCGACGGCATCCGTGCTGGCGTTGCGGCGGATCGGTCGCAATTTTTCAAGGATCTCAGCGCCCCGTTCTACGGCGCCAACCGCCCGGATGCGAAGGTATCGCAAGGTCTGCGCGACGGCTTCTGGCTGCAAGGCATGCAGGGCGGCATCAAGGCCGAGTTCGAATGCATCAAGCAATTTTCCGAAGTCGACTACACCGAAGATCTGAAGAAAATCGACGTGCCGACCTTGATCGTGCATGGCGACGATGACCAGATCGTACCGATCGCAGCCTCCGCGTTACTGTCGGCGAAGATCGTCAAGAATGCTGTGCTGAAAATCTATCCGGGCGCGCCACACGGATTGGCGAGTACGCATCAGGATCAGCTCAACGCTGATTTGCTGGCCTTCATCCGCAGCTAG
- a CDS encoding pirin family protein has protein sequence MHTIRRSEDRGNADFGWLKSRHTFSFGDYFDNQHMGFGPLRVINEDRVAAGAGFGKHSHRDMEILSWVLDGTLEHKDSLGTGALIRPGELQRMTAGSGVTHSEFNASATDTVHFLQIWLMPDRQGLEPGYEQRTFAPEDLHNQWHLIASGTPHDGALKIHQDVNLYATRLSATQTLEFEPAANRRVWLQIARGVIEIDGETLRAGDAIAWNNAGLINMRANEDAEILLFDMTP, from the coding sequence ATGCACACCATCAGACGTTCGGAAGATCGCGGCAATGCCGACTTCGGCTGGCTGAAAAGCCGCCATACGTTTTCGTTCGGCGATTATTTCGACAACCAGCATATGGGCTTCGGTCCGCTGCGCGTGATCAACGAAGATCGCGTCGCGGCTGGCGCCGGATTCGGCAAACATTCGCACCGCGACATGGAAATTCTGTCATGGGTGCTCGATGGCACGCTCGAACACAAGGACAGCCTCGGCACCGGCGCGCTGATTCGTCCCGGCGAGTTGCAGCGCATGACCGCGGGCAGCGGCGTGACGCATTCGGAGTTCAATGCATCAGCCACCGACACCGTACATTTTCTGCAGATCTGGCTGATGCCGGATCGCCAGGGTCTGGAGCCGGGTTATGAGCAACGTACTTTTGCGCCCGAGGATTTACACAACCAATGGCATCTCATCGCGTCAGGTACGCCGCACGATGGCGCGTTGAAAATCCATCAGGATGTGAACCTGTATGCGACACGCTTGAGCGCAACGCAAACCTTGGAATTCGAACCGGCGGCGAACCGTCGTGTGTGGTTGCAGATCGCGCGCGGCGTGATCGAAATCGACGGTGAAACCCTGCGTGCCGGCGATGCGATCGCATGGAACAATGCCGGCCTGATCAATATGCGCGCCAACGAGGATGCGGAAATCCTGTTGTTCGACATGACGCCGTAA
- a CDS encoding LysR family transcriptional regulator, which translates to MIVRSATAASGMDYDFGDIRAFIQVVENGGISAAATRLTIAKSVLSARIARLEKDVQAKLLHRSPRGVSLTDTGQRFYDRMRDVVARMQQAVDEVAGDDSDRISASLRIAAPMTFGTAYLGPLLFSFMHQHPDLELTLELDDRRIDILSSGHDLAVRIGRLEDSSLMARRIASSRRVLCCSPDYVQQHGLPRDIEQISQHACICYGNASIAPYWQFEAGASGGEPRQVVVRGRTHLNNGESMRDAAIAGLGLAALPLFIAAPALRAGTLIEVLHETPPVADAIHVVYPRTRYVSRAVRGVIDMLVAAYADGAPWDADV; encoded by the coding sequence ATGATCGTTCGATCAGCAACGGCAGCGAGCGGCATGGATTACGATTTCGGCGATATTCGGGCTTTTATCCAGGTTGTGGAGAACGGCGGCATCAGCGCGGCGGCGACACGACTGACGATCGCCAAATCCGTGCTGAGCGCACGTATCGCGCGACTCGAAAAAGACGTGCAGGCAAAACTGTTGCACCGCTCGCCGCGCGGGGTTTCGTTGACCGATACCGGCCAGCGTTTTTACGATCGCATGCGCGACGTGGTCGCGCGTATGCAGCAGGCCGTGGACGAAGTTGCGGGCGATGACAGCGATCGTATCAGCGCGAGTTTGCGCATCGCCGCACCGATGACATTCGGCACGGCTTATCTCGGGCCGTTGCTGTTTTCCTTCATGCACCAACATCCCGATCTGGAGCTGACACTCGAGCTGGACGATCGTCGCATCGATATTCTCAGCAGCGGTCATGACCTTGCGGTGCGTATCGGTCGGCTTGAAGATTCGTCGTTGATGGCGCGGCGAATTGCCAGCAGTCGGCGCGTGTTGTGTTGCAGTCCGGATTACGTGCAGCAGCATGGATTGCCGCGCGATATCGAGCAGATTTCGCAGCACGCCTGCATCTGCTACGGCAACGCGAGCATCGCGCCTTACTGGCAATTCGAGGCGGGTGCCAGCGGTGGTGAACCACGCCAGGTGGTAGTGCGTGGCCGCACCCATTTGAACAACGGCGAAAGCATGCGCGACGCCGCGATTGCCGGCCTTGGGCTAGCCGCGTTGCCGTTGTTCATTGCCGCACCGGCATTGCGCGCGGGCACGTTGATCGAGGTGCTGCACGAGACGCCGCCAGTCGCTGATGCGATTCATGTCGTCTATCCGCGCACGCGTTATGTGAGCCGCGCCGTGCGTGGCGTCATCGATATGCTGGTCGCGGCTTACGCCGACGGCGCACCTTGGGATGCGGATGTTTGA
- a CDS encoding LacI family DNA-binding transcriptional regulator codes for MRSKQKATSLVIAHLAGVSQPTVSRALRGSPMVNETTRLRILKIARELNYQVDKNASSLRSKSSGTLALLFFEDPAPDDSLINPFFVSMLASITRACAQRGYDLLISFQQPANEDWQAGFEDSNKADGIILLGYGDYLDYRARLEFLIARGMHFVCWGAVRPDQPEVSVSCDNYRGGYAITRHLLERGARRIAFLGDASNHCPEFLERHRGYSEAIKASRLRVNARLQIDAISSEQSGFDATTVLLERKLQFDAICAASDLIAIGAMKALQAHGLRVPADVLVSGFDDIPLAGFVNPSLTTVQQDTKAAGAILVETLLKLIRNEPVESQIIPVSLMLRGSTQRA; via the coding sequence ATCCGCAGCAAACAGAAAGCAACCTCGCTCGTGATCGCCCACTTGGCGGGCGTGTCGCAACCAACGGTCTCGCGCGCGCTGCGCGGCAGCCCGATGGTGAACGAAACCACGCGTTTGCGCATCCTCAAAATCGCGCGCGAACTCAATTATCAGGTCGACAAGAACGCCTCCAGTCTGCGCAGCAAATCCAGCGGAACGCTGGCGCTGTTGTTCTTCGAGGACCCAGCCCCGGATGACTCGCTGATCAATCCGTTTTTCGTCTCGATGCTGGCATCGATCACGCGCGCCTGTGCTCAGCGCGGCTACGATCTGCTGATCTCGTTCCAGCAGCCGGCGAATGAAGATTGGCAAGCCGGCTTCGAAGACAGCAACAAGGCCGACGGCATTATTCTGCTCGGTTATGGCGATTATCTGGACTATCGCGCACGCCTCGAATTTCTGATTGCACGCGGCATGCATTTTGTCTGCTGGGGTGCGGTTCGGCCCGATCAGCCCGAGGTATCGGTGAGTTGCGACAATTACCGTGGCGGTTACGCCATCACTCGACATTTGCTCGAACGCGGCGCGCGACGTATCGCTTTTCTCGGTGATGCATCCAATCATTGTCCGGAATTTCTCGAACGCCACCGCGGTTACAGCGAAGCGATCAAGGCGAGTCGTCTGCGCGTCAATGCGCGGTTGCAGATCGACGCCATTTCTTCCGAGCAATCCGGTTTTGATGCGACCACGGTTTTGCTCGAACGCAAACTGCAGTTCGATGCCATCTGCGCCGCCAGCGACCTTATCGCGATCGGCGCGATGAAGGCATTGCAGGCGCACGGATTGCGTGTGCCGGCGGATGTTCTGGTGAGCGGCTTCGACGATATTCCGCTAGCGGGATTCGTCAATCCCAGCCTGACCACAGTGCAGCAGGATACCAAGGCTGCCGGCGCTATTCTGGTGGAAACCTTGCTCAAGCTGATCCGCAACGAACCCGTCGAAAGTCAGATAATCCCGGTGTCGCTGATGCTACGCGGCTCGACCCAGCGCGCCTGA
- a CDS encoding alpha/beta hydrolase, whose protein sequence is MRQSIHLPLLWLVLLCTPYAIAADLPQATPKRLGSASPNVQVLPIPFTIAGLDRQRSIRIYLPPGYAKTNQHYPVLYMHDAQNLFDDATAFSGEWNVDEALDTLAKSHGLELIVVGIDNGGEHRLHELSAWDNPKYGKGEGKQYTAFIVDVLKPYIDAHYRSKPDRSNTAIMGSSLGGLISHYAIFQYPEVFGKAGIFSPSYWFAPEVFAFSAARPLPLDAKVYFYAGGKEGDKMLPQFNRMIALLQQPAQRHATFFVSINPVAQHNEAAWRAEFPKAVSWLFAPDPGDTHRRN, encoded by the coding sequence ATGAGACAAAGTATACATTTACCCTTGTTGTGGCTAGTGCTGTTGTGCACGCCGTATGCGATCGCTGCAGATCTGCCGCAGGCAACGCCAAAGCGGCTCGGCAGCGCATCGCCGAACGTGCAGGTATTGCCAATACCGTTCACGATTGCCGGCCTCGATCGCCAACGCAGTATTCGCATCTACCTGCCGCCGGGGTACGCAAAAACAAACCAGCATTATCCGGTCTTGTACATGCACGACGCGCAAAATTTGTTCGACGATGCGACGGCTTTTTCTGGCGAATGGAACGTCGACGAGGCGCTCGATACGCTAGCGAAATCGCACGGGCTTGAACTGATTGTAGTCGGCATCGACAATGGCGGCGAACATCGCCTGCATGAACTCAGCGCGTGGGACAACCCCAAATATGGCAAGGGCGAAGGCAAGCAATACACCGCCTTCATCGTCGATGTACTCAAGCCGTATATCGATGCGCACTACCGCAGCAAACCCGACCGCAGCAATACCGCCATCATGGGTAGTTCGCTCGGCGGGCTGATCTCGCATTACGCGATTTTTCAGTATCCCGAGGTGTTCGGCAAAGCCGGAATTTTTTCACCGTCCTACTGGTTCGCGCCGGAAGTTTTTGCTTTCAGCGCAGCACGACCACTGCCACTGGATGCCAAAGTATACTTTTACGCTGGCGGCAAGGAAGGTGATAAAATGCTGCCGCAGTTCAACCGCATGATCGCCCTGTTGCAGCAACCCGCACAACGTCATGCAACATTTTTCGTCAGCATCAATCCTGTGGCGCAACACAATGAAGCGGCTTGGCGCGCGGAGTTTCCAAAGGCCGTGAGCTGGTTGTTCGCGCCCGACCCGGGCGATACGCATCGCCGCAATTAA